The following coding sequences lie in one Schistocerca serialis cubense isolate TAMUIC-IGC-003099 chromosome 12, iqSchSeri2.2, whole genome shotgun sequence genomic window:
- the LOC126428060 gene encoding charged multivesicular body protein 5, whose amino-acid sequence MNRLFGKGKPKEPPPNLTDCIAGVDSRAESVEKKIARLDQELVKYKDQMKKMREGPAKNSVKQKALRVLKQKKMYEQQVDNLRQQAFNMEQANYATQTLKDTHATVAAMKAGAKQMQKEFKKLNIDEIEDVQDDMADLLDQAEEVQEALGRSYGMPEIDDDELAAELDALGDEIALDDDTSYLDDAVKAPTAPDKEPGADSLRNKDGVPVDEFGLPQIPAS is encoded by the exons atgaataggTTGTTCGGGAAAGGAAAACCGAAAGAGCCCCCACCAAATTTGACTGACTGTATAGCTGGC GTTGATAGCAGAGCGGAATCAGTTGAAAAGAAAATAGCTCGACTTGATCAGGAACTAGTGAAATACAAAGACCAGATGAAGAAAATGAGAGAAGGGCCAGCAAAAAATTCAGTTAAGCAGAAAGCATTGAGAGTGTTGAAGCAGAAAAAAAT GTACGAACAGCAAGTGGACAACTTGAGACAGCAGGCGTTCAACATGGAACAGGCCAATTATGCAACTCAGACACTGAAAGACACTCACGCCACTGTGGCAGCCATGAAGGCCGGTGCAAAGCAAATGCAGAAGGAGTTCAAGAAGCTCAACATTGATGAAATTGAG GATGTGCAAGACGATATGGCAGACCTGTTGGATCAAGCGGAAGAAGTGCAGGAGGCCCTGGGACGTTCATACGGCATGCCCGAGATTGATGACGACGAATTGGCTGCAGAGTTGGACGCTTTGGGTGACGAAATAGCTCTCGACGATGACACTTCCTATCTCGATGATGCGGTCAAGGCCCCGACTGCTCCAGATAAGGAACCCGGAGCTGACAGTTTGCGGAACAAG GATGGTGTACCTGTGGATGAATTTGGTCTGCCTCAAATACCTGCATCATAA